From Ignavibacteriales bacterium:
CGGTCTTCGCACGAAGCTGTTTCTCATTTGATCCGTCATGCGGATCATGGCAGGTGGCGCAACCGACTGGCATCGGGTCATTGTACACCAGCAGACCTGTCGTTGCCGGGACCGGCTGGGCTTTTCCACCGATAACTTCATTGACATATCCTTGTGACGTATGGCAGCGTGCGCATACGGGGCGGGATGTGTATTGAGGCTGACGCTCGGTTTCGGTTGTGGAAATTGCGTGAGCGGATGCGCTCCACGCATAACCGATGCCGTGCCGATCGCTCGAGAAGTGACACGGTGCGCAAACTTCAGACGACAGCGTCTCATCAAGCTTGTTGTTGCCCGCGACCGGCATGCCTGCGACGTGCTGTCCGGCTGGTCCGTGGCAATTTTCGCACTGGATGCCTGTTCGTGCCATCGATTTGGGGTACTTCGTCACCAACGTGTCGAACACGCCAGGTGCATTCGTCGGAACCGTTGTGAAATTCTCCGCCTTCGCTACATCATCCATCATTGCCGCTCGTTGTCAATCCATCATACCCAACGGAGTGACACGAGAAGCAGCTGAAGGAAAAGTGTCCACCTGTTTCTGTGACTTTCCGCTTCACGGCTGTAGCATGATTCGACTTCGACCATGTTGTGAAATTAGACGGATTGACAAGATGGCATGCGCAACCGGTGGGAACGGCTTGCGTGGACTGCATCGAGATTCCAGCGCCGATGAACTTGGCGGCGACGATTTTCGTTTGCACCGAAGCGGCAGCACCGAGAGGTGTTGTTGCCGTCATCGTCACAGTCCAATCGCCAACCGTGTCAGCAACGAAATACACCACTTTACCGTTGAGTCCAGTTGCCGTGTCCTGAATCGGCTTTGAGACGCCATACGGGCTTGTCAACGTCCACGTTGCGCTGTTCACAACAACCGTCGTGTCGCTGTATTTGTTTCCCAATCCGGAGAGGGCCTTCGGAGCCAACACAACGCGGCTCCCGACTCCGACCGACTTGAGGCCTGTCGTTGCCTGGTTCTTGTTTGCTGACTTGAACCTGTCAGGCACACCTACGATATCGATCTTGGCAGTCTGGGTCTGCGCAAGAACCGGCATGGCCAGAACGAAGATCAGAACAACCAACACTGTAGCGGTGAGTAGAAATCTCTTCATACAACCTCCCTCTTGGGTATTCGATTTGAGGTGCGACACAAAATTCCTTTGTCACTAAGCGTTGCCCCGCCCGGCTCGGGCGGGGCAACGGTGATCAGATTACTTCAGCAATGTCATTTTCTTCGTCGCGGTGAATCCTTCCGCCTGCAGATGGTAGAAGTAGACACCGCTTGCCACGGCACGACCGTCGTCGGTTTTGCCATTCCACGTGACGCGGTAGTTACCGGCTGACATCGTCTGGTTCACAACCGTCGCAACAACCTCACCGGACAAGCCATAGATCACGACCTTCACCGCAGTCTGTTTCGGCACCGAGAACGCGATTTCGGTAGACGGGTTGAACGGATTCGGATAGTTCTGATTCAGTGCAAACTCCGTCGGAACGCTCTTGCCGTTTTCCACATCGGTCAAGACGCTGACACTTGCATAGCCGCTTTCGTTGCCGGCGACATCAAGTGCAGAGACTTTGTAATAGTAGGTCACGCCGCTCTGGGAAACCGGATCCTGATAGAGAGGTGTCCGGACCTTCGCCACCGGCGTGGTGCCTGCCGGGTTGAAGGTCGCTGTCGTTCCACGATAGATTGCGTACTGGTACACATCACTCTCAACATTCGCTGTCCACTTCAATGTGACAGCATTTTGTTTGAACGCTGCGTTCAGACCTGAAGGGACCATCGGTGCGAGGTTATCCACCGAGTATCCGCTGTCGGGCTGGCTGGAATACATGACCTGGTTGTCTTTCGTGTAGCCGGCGACGTAGAACACCGTCCAACGCTGACCAGAGGTCTTCGTAGAATCGAACAACGTCGGAGCAAGGAATGAGTACTGCGCCATCCCCGATGCTGGAACTGCGCCTACGTACGACCAGACGCTTCCGCCCATGACAACCTGGCCGCCCTGGCTCGTCGTGCTCATCATTTCCGTGAAGCTGCCAACCTTCTTAATAGAGTTCAGACTGGGCAGGATAGGATCTTTTCTCCACACGCCGTAGTTGATTACCTGGCCAAAGCTATACATCTCAGCCGGGAATGCGGTCCACACAACCTGGACCTTTTTGCCGTTGTCAACCGGTACGTCCTTGATCGAGGAGATTGAGGATGCTCCGGCGCCGAGTTTCACCTGCTCGAGCGAGGAGGTGAGAAGGCCCTTCGTGTAATTGTAGTTGTGGACGCCACCGCTGCCATCGTTCCGAACGAACTGCAGATTGTAGGCAGCTGCGCGCTCGACAACTGAAAGCTTGCGCTTCGACGTCACCGGCAGCTTTGAGTTGTTCTGCCACGTGATTGTGTCGGTAAAGAGAATCGGCGTGCCGGTGGGGTTGATATCGCTGACGATCGTATCCCGCTTCGGCAGTGCTGCATACAATGCCGCCAGCAACTTGTCCGTCTTCCCCTTTGTCAATTCCACAAACTCGATCGAGGCTTTACCGTGGCACTCCTCGCAACCTGTGGGATTGAGGATCGTCGTGGTGACACCGCCGACGGTATTATCATATGCAACTCTGAACGTGTGCCCGCCCATTTTCGTCATCATAGTATCGGGCTTGGTGAAGTTTGATGCCGCGGAGGCCAGGAATGATGGTGAGCTGGCCATATGACACACCGCGCAACGCTCTTTGATGTCGCTGTGAGAGGAATTCTCATACATATAACCCGGGAGTTCCCATCCACCCCATGTGCCGACCGCAGCGTCGTTCTGCTGCACTGAACCGGAAGGAGCCTTAAGGTACGCGTTTGCCACGTCCATCGTGAACGGAGCAGTGTTCGTGCCCATCAACATCGTTCCCTGATGTGCGGTGTGCAGGCCGCGGCTGCTCATGCGTGTGATGTGGCAACCGATGCAAACATCGCCGACGGTCTTCGCACGGAGCTGTTTCTCATTTGATCCGTCATGCGGATCATGGCAGGTGGCGCAGCCGACTGGCATCGGGTCATTGTACACCAGCAGACCTGTCGTTGCCGGGACCGGCTGGGCTTTTCCACCGATAACTTCATTGACATATCCTTGTGACGTATGGCAGCGTGCGCATACGGGGCGGGACGTGTATTGAGGCTGACGCTCGGTTTCGGTTGTGGAAATCGCGTGAGCAGATGCGCTCCACGCATAACCGATACCATGCCGGTCGCTCGAGAAGTGACACGGTGCGCAAACTTCAGACGACAACGTCTCATCAAGCTTGTTGTTCCCGGCTTGCGGGAAGGCCGCGATGTGCTGTCCGGCTGGTCCGTGGCAATTTTCGCACTGGATGCCTGTTCGTGCCATCGATTTGGGGTACTTCGTCACCAACGTGTCGAACACGCCAGGTGCATTCGTCGGAACCGTTGTGAAATTCTCCGCCTTCGCTACATCGTGACTTTGCGCTTCACGGCTGTAGCATGATTCGTCTTTGACCATGAGGTGAATTGACTGGGGTTCACGAGGTGGCACGCACAACCCATCGGGACGTTTTGGTTCGCTGTCATCGAGATTCCGGCGCCGATGAACTTGGCGGCGACGATTTTCGTTTGCACCGAAGCGGCAGCACCGAGAGGTGTTGTTGCCGTCATCGTCACAGTCCAATCGCCAACCGTGTCAGCAACGAAATACACTACTTTACCGTTGAGGCCCGCTGCAGTGTCCTGAATCGGCTTCGAGACGCCATACGGGCTTGTCAACGTCCACGTCGCGCTGTTCACAACAACCAATGTGTCCGTGTATTTGTTTCCCAATCCGGAGAGGGCCTTCGGAGCCAACACAACGCGGCTCCCGACTCCGACTGACTTGAGGCCTGTCGTTGCCTGGTTCTTGTTTGCTGACTTGAACCTGTCAGGCACACCTACGATATCGATCTTGGCAGTCTGAGTCTGTGCAAGGACGGGCACAGCCAGAACGAAGATCAAGACGACGAGGATGGATAAGCCAAGTAGAAATTTCTTCATGGTACCTCCCTGTGAAGTATTTTGGAGCTTCGTTGTATTGAGGGGTCTTTCGTTCAACATAACCGTTACATCGTCAATTTCTGTGATTCAGCTCAGCGAGAGCCGGCAAGTCAGTCATTCGTATGTTTGGGAACGGCAACTCGTGTGCCAAAAACGCGAAAAATCAAAGCATCTTTTTGGGCTGAAATCAAATGAATTTGTCGATCGTATGGCAACTTCGGTCACAGATTCCCATCTTTGCTAATGTGAAGCAGTCGTAGTTCCGAATTCTGGAGAAACCCTGATGCCTGGAATTCTTCAAAAAAGCGATCCCGACCGGATTGTCCGTTGAAAAGTTCAACAATATCAGCCGGTATTCAGTATCACTGCTGAATGTTTTCAACAAGCGTGCCGACGAATTGTTGCACACCTTAGCCAATGAAATCCAGCAATTTCAACAGAATTCATCGATTTCCATCCTCCAGACAAAACCTAAATTACTGTTTTTGATTCGATGATCCGTTTGAATTCTTATGGCAGGAATCGCGAAGGGAGCTCACTGGACTCTGGCAGACGGTGCCTTTGTGGCTTTCCGGGGGCGTACGGGGAGAACAATAAGGTGGTGAACTGAAGTTTGAGGATCCTGGCCGCGAACCGGCCTGCGGAAAAAAGATGGCCGTGAAGAAGTGAAGCGGGACTATTCCTTGACCCACTCCTGGGTTGCCTGACGCAGTTTCTCCATTGCCTGTATGACTGATTCCCCCGCGTCCGATGGGAGAAGGTTGATGATGTCTTCGTGCACAGATACGTACATTGCTTTGAGCTGCGAGCGAGAAGCGATACCAACTTGGGTCAAACCGATGTCGACGATCCTCCGGTCATTGCCTCCTGCCTCCTTTTTCACCATTCCTTTCTTGAGGAGCCCGTCAATGATGCGCGTAATGCGGCTGCTGGAAAGACTCATCCTCTTCGCCAAAGCCCCGGCCGAGAGCATTTCGTCCTCTTGCAACGAGCGGAGGAGCTTGAATTCAGCCACCGTAAGATTGAGCTTTTCCGCGGTGCGTTCGATTTTCAGTTGGCAGTTCTCCAGCAGCTCGTAAGTCAGGTCTGCCATGTGTTCTGCCAGTTCGTTCTTTTGGACGGCCATAATTCCTCTTTGGGGACATGGTGGATATTCGCCGGAAGATTCTCGGGCCGACAATCACGGGCTCATACGAATGACGCAAACCGCTCGGGCATAGCCATCGTTCCTGCCTGCAGGCGGATCCGCAAGATGGTCTGGCAAAAAAAACGCCCACAGGCAGCAAGGCTCTCATGCGAATGCAAAGCACACCTGTGGGCAGATTCTTCTTATTGATGTTTCCAAGGGAATTGGCTCTCCTCCCGCGAACGGTATTGCGGGAAAGAGAACACGATTCGCTCTGTAGATCACTCGTTTCTGAGAGGATTTGAAACCGGGAACTCAGAAAATAAAGTTCACGCCCTCAAATTCGTCCTCAGGCACCTCATGCGGGAATGCTCCAAAATTCTTCAACGCGCTTTCGTTCTCGACGAAATACGGTCCTTCCCCTTCATCCAGTCCAAGTCGGCGAAGATACAACAACGTTCCCCCAACAGCTAAGGCAGCGAGTATTCCGGCAACCCACCAGCCCGGTTTCATAGACAGTACTCCTTTAACTGCAGCAGCGATGCACCAATAACTTTCCCCCAGCGACCGGTGCATCAATGAAACAAATGCCAACTTCCTAGTTCATCGCGGGATGCATTTCGGCCGCGTGTTCGGCCTCGTGACCTTCTTCGGTATCTTCAATCGAAAGTTCGCGCAGCTTCCTGTACAACGATGAGAGACTGATTCCTAACAGCTTTGCAACTTTGCGTTTGTCATTGCCGTTGACGCGCAGCGCATCGATGATCAAGGCACGTTCATATGTGCGGACGGATTCTTTCAGATTACCCGCAACTAACCCCTCTTGTTGCATTCTAGCTCGCTCCATTGTTTCCTCCTGGGTTTCAAGTCTGGTAGTAGCTTCGGTGCAGGGATGTGAAATTATCCCATTTGCGAAAATGCAAGGAACGTGCCACCAGAAAAAATATGCATGGCGTCCGCTTGCGTGCGAATTTTCGCAAAAATGGCCATCACTCTAGGGGAGCGATTTGCCGCTTGCTTACTATTGGGAAGGGGGGAAGAAGGGAATTCTCAAAGATTAGAAAGGAGGAAAAAAAGACGGAAAACTTGTCAAAAGGCAAGCATTTCTTCCTCAATGGCCGAGGTCTGGAACTCATCGTGTCGGAATTTCGAGTTCCTCCATTTTGCGATAGAGCGATGACAAGCTGACGCCAAGCGCCTGCGCCGTCGCCTCTTTGTTTCTGTCGTGCTGCGTCAGGACCTGTTCAATGTACGTCCGCTCGAATGCCTTCACCGCATCCCGCAGAGTCTGATGCCCTCCTGCCGGCATCGCCGCGTGCTGCGAGGTCATCATCCGGAAGTACTCGGGCAGATGCTCAAGACCGATAAATTCCTTGTCACAGAAAATGACCGCGCGCTCGAGCACGTTCTCCAGTTCGCGGACCTCGCCCTTCCACTGGTACTGCATCATCGCGCTCATTGCCTCGTTGGAGATCCCCTGGATCGGCCGCCCCATGTGCTTTCTGAAGGCTTCAAGGAAATGCTGGCACAGGAGCGGGATGTCTTCTTTTCTTTCGGCAAGCGA
This genomic window contains:
- a CDS encoding T9SS type A sorting domain-containing protein; protein product: MVKDESCYSREAQSHDVAKAENFTTVPTNAPGVFDTLVTKYPKSMARTGIQCENCHGPAGQHIAAFPQAGNNKLDETLSSEVCAPCHFSSDRHGIGYAWSASAHAISTTETERQPQYTSRPVCARCHTSQGYVNEVIGGKAQPVPATTGLLVYNDPMPVGCATCHDPHDGSNEKQLRAKTVGDVCIGCHITRMSSRGLHTAHQGTMLMGTNTAPFTMDVANAYLKAPSGSVQQNDAAVGTWGGWELPGYMYENSSHSDIKERCAVCHMASSPSFLASAASNFTKPDTMMTKMGGHTFRVAYDNTVGGVTTTILNPTGCEECHGKASIEFVELTKGKTDKLLAALYAALPKRDTIVSDINPTGTPILFTDTITWQNNSKLPVTSKRKLSVVERAAAYNLQFVRNDGSGGVHNYNYTKGLLTSSLEQVKLGAGASSISSIKDVPVDNGKKVQVVWTAFPAEMYSFGQVINYGVWRKDPILPSLNSIKKVGSFTEMMSTTSQGGQVVMGGSVWSYVGAVPASGMAQYSFLAPTLFDSTKTSGQRWTVFYVAGYTKDNQVMYSSQPDSGYSVDNLAPMVPSGLNAAFKQNAVTLKWTANVESDVYQYAIYRGTTATFNPAGTTPVAKVRTPLYQDPVSQSGVTYYYKVSALDVAGNESGYASVSVLTDVENGKSVPTEFALNQNYPNPFNPSTEIAFSVPKQTAVKVVIYGLSGEVVATVVNQTMSAGNYRVTWNGKTDDGRAVASGVYFYHLQAEGFTATKKMTLLK
- a CDS encoding MarR family transcriptional regulator, with amino-acid sequence MAVQKNELAEHMADLTYELLENCQLKIERTAEKLNLTVAEFKLLRSLQEDEMLSAGALAKRMSLSSSRITRIIDGLLKKGMVKKEAGGNDRRIVDIGLTQVGIASRSQLKAMYVSVHEDIINLLPSDAGESVIQAMEKLRQATQEWVKE